In a genomic window of Methanosarcina horonobensis HB-1 = JCM 15518:
- a CDS encoding cysteine hydrolase family protein, translating into MATLFGNMKEALLLIDIQNDYFPAGRMELAGMEDAAKKVSALLELFRNAGKPIFFIRHLSTKSGAAFFIPGTSGADIHVSVQPLQGETVIEKHFPNSFFQTELLSRLKEADVTYLVVCGAMSHMCIDTTVRAAKELGFTSTLIADACATRDLKLKDEILPAYVVHSVFMAALDGMFANVMTTNEYIS; encoded by the coding sequence TTGGCAACTTTATTCGGTAATATGAAAGAAGCTCTTCTTCTTATTGATATCCAGAATGACTATTTTCCAGCCGGCAGGATGGAACTTGCTGGCATGGAAGACGCAGCAAAAAAAGTATCTGCCCTTCTAGAATTGTTCCGTAACGCAGGCAAACCGATTTTCTTTATCAGGCATCTTTCTACCAAGTCAGGAGCTGCATTTTTCATACCAGGAACTTCCGGAGCAGATATCCACGTCAGTGTCCAGCCCCTTCAAGGAGAAACAGTCATTGAGAAGCATTTTCCGAATAGTTTTTTCCAGACCGAACTTCTCTCACGGCTGAAAGAGGCAGATGTGACATATCTGGTAGTCTGTGGGGCAATGAGCCATATGTGTATCGATACTACCGTCAGGGCTGCAAAGGAACTTGGCTTCACATCTACCCTAATTGCCGATGCCTGTGCCACTCGCGACCTCAAATTAAAAGACGAAATCCTGCCTGCATATGTTGTTCATTCTGTTTTCATGGCTGCACTGGACGGTATGTTTGCAAATGTTATGACCACAAACGAGTACATTTCTTGA
- a CDS encoding rhodanese-like domain-containing protein, with amino-acid sequence MDKQNLVYLASFLVLLIAIMIFAPRAQDSPAGIKNITVEKAKELIEKEDVFILDVRTPSEFNSSHIEGAVLIPVTNSGGSYLSPDSLLEARIDEVPEDKKILVYCRSGHRSVSASTILVNAGYSDVYNMQGGINAWIDAGYPVISSKKFGD; translated from the coding sequence TTGGACAAACAAAACTTAGTATACTTAGCTTCTTTTTTAGTACTTCTGATTGCAATAATGATCTTTGCTCCGCGGGCTCAAGATAGTCCTGCAGGAATTAAGAACATAACCGTTGAAAAAGCAAAGGAACTGATAGAAAAAGAAGATGTATTCATACTTGATGTCCGTACGCCTTCCGAGTTTAACTCATCGCATATAGAAGGTGCAGTCCTTATTCCTGTAACCAATTCCGGCGGTTCATATTTGAGTCCGGATAGTCTTCTTGAAGCCCGGATAGATGAGGTTCCTGAAGATAAAAAAATACTGGTCTATTGCAGATCAGGACACAGAAGCGTTTCAGCCAGCACAATCCTTGTAAATGCAGGATACTCAGATGTCTACAATATGCAGGGCGGGATTAATGCCTGGATAGATGCAGGATATCCTGTTATAAGTTCGAAAAAATTCGGAGACTGA
- a CDS encoding cation:proton antiporter domain-containing protein: protein MTETALNIILVVVGSLVLFLGIVSQLIRKWNFSQPFIALIVGFLLSLITSPVFNSGFWNHYLLQEAARTSLAIGVMGVALRIPYTYTLKNWRSIVPMLGIVMPFMWIINSLLIYWILDFSFLLALLMGAIMTPTDPILSLSILSGKLAKDNLPENLRYLISVESGSNDGLGYPFVLLPILLITCRPEEAISHWLIHTLLWEVGAAVALGAIIGYIAGYLLRTALSKKTIDQSSYVSYTLAMALIVLGSVKLLGSDGILAVFAAGTLFNMTSTAKQRYDEDRVVEGMDRFFTIPVFTLLGLVAPWQEWIKLGWNGLLLAFLILLLHRIPILFLIRPLVPVIKSNLNSLLAGWFGPVGIAAFYYAQFSIIQTGTEEIWPVVSLVICMSIVLHGITATPFTKLYGRLSSEKSKQNSKKSEQSQENFKKPEV from the coding sequence ATGACGGAAACTGCTCTAAATATTATTCTGGTGGTTGTAGGCTCACTTGTTCTTTTTCTTGGAATCGTCTCTCAGCTTATTAGGAAATGGAACTTCTCACAACCTTTTATAGCTTTGATAGTGGGTTTTTTGCTGAGTTTAATAACTTCACCTGTTTTCAATTCAGGTTTCTGGAACCATTACCTGCTGCAAGAAGCTGCCAGAACGTCTCTTGCTATCGGTGTTATGGGTGTGGCTCTCAGAATTCCTTATACCTATACTCTCAAAAATTGGCGCTCCATAGTTCCTATGCTTGGAATTGTAATGCCTTTTATGTGGATAATAAATAGTCTGCTTATCTACTGGATTCTGGACTTCAGTTTCCTGTTAGCTCTACTCATGGGTGCGATCATGACCCCAACTGACCCGATTCTTTCACTATCCATCCTGAGCGGAAAACTGGCTAAAGATAACCTTCCTGAAAATCTAAGGTACTTAATCTCAGTAGAATCCGGTTCCAACGATGGATTAGGTTACCCTTTCGTACTGCTTCCAATTCTCCTGATTACCTGCAGGCCTGAAGAGGCTATAAGCCACTGGCTGATACATACCCTCCTCTGGGAGGTTGGCGCTGCTGTAGCTCTTGGAGCTATAATTGGCTATATTGCCGGATATCTCTTAAGGACAGCTCTAAGCAAAAAGACTATTGACCAATCTTCTTATGTTTCCTATACTCTTGCTATGGCACTGATCGTACTTGGCAGCGTAAAATTATTAGGGAGCGATGGGATTCTTGCTGTTTTCGCTGCCGGAACACTCTTTAACATGACTTCGACTGCAAAACAAAGATATGATGAAGACCGGGTAGTGGAAGGTATGGACCGTTTCTTCACGATTCCCGTGTTCACCCTTTTAGGCCTGGTCGCACCCTGGCAGGAATGGATAAAACTCGGATGGAATGGCTTACTCCTGGCTTTCTTAATTTTATTGCTGCACCGAATACCTATCCTTTTTCTTATTAGACCCCTTGTGCCCGTTATCAAAAGCAATCTGAACTCTCTTCTTGCAGGCTGGTTTGGCCCTGTTGGAATAGCAGCCTTTTACTATGCCCAGTTCTCAATTATACAGACCGGAACAGAAGAGATATGGCCTGTTGTCAGTCTGGTAATTTGTATGTCCATTGTGCTCCACGGGATAACTGCGACTCCCTTCACAAAACTTTATGGGAGGCTCTCTTCCGAAAAGTCAAAACAAAACTCTAAAAAGTCAGAACAAAGTCAGGAAAACTTCAAAAAACCAGAAGTTTAA
- a CDS encoding methyltransferase family protein encodes MVKLKNKNEDRISWIISIFMLLLAVETWIILDRNWNSFYHLPVYVYAGVLIFYLRAEKFAYRGSDLSGVQSSKWTRNMLLFFWWLLLIVPVLEYSFFPRYSFAVTAAGTVLTVSGTVLRAWGIWTLGEYFSAHIEIRDNHELIESGPYRFIRHPAYAGNLLQAAGIPLILNAYYSLGISTLLIFLFLYRLKLEEEVLVRKVKGYREYTKRTYRLIPKVW; translated from the coding sequence ATGGTTAAGCTCAAAAACAAGAATGAAGATCGTATTAGCTGGATCATAAGCATATTTATGCTGTTACTGGCAGTTGAAACCTGGATAATTCTGGACAGAAACTGGAACTCTTTTTATCATCTGCCAGTTTATGTTTATGCAGGAGTTCTTATATTCTATCTGCGGGCAGAAAAATTCGCATACAGGGGATCAGACCTGTCAGGAGTACAGTCAAGTAAATGGACTCGCAACATGCTTTTATTTTTCTGGTGGCTGCTTTTAATTGTTCCTGTTCTTGAATACAGCTTTTTTCCCAGGTATTCTTTTGCAGTTACCGCCGCCGGGACAGTGCTGACAGTATCCGGAACGGTCCTCAGGGCATGGGGTATATGGACTCTGGGAGAGTACTTCTCTGCTCATATTGAAATCAGGGATAACCATGAGCTTATCGAAAGCGGGCCGTACAGGTTTATAAGACATCCGGCTTATGCAGGGAATCTCCTGCAGGCTGCTGGTATTCCCCTTATACTCAATGCATATTACTCTCTCGGCATTTCGACATTACTTATTTTCCTGTTCCTGTACAGGTTGAAGCTCGAAGAAGAGGTCTTAGTTCGGAAAGTGAAAGGGTACAGGGAGTATACAAAGAGAACTTACAGGCTAATCCCGAAGGTATGGTAA